A part of Vespula pensylvanica isolate Volc-1 chromosome 20, ASM1446617v1, whole genome shotgun sequence genomic DNA contains:
- the LOC122636129 gene encoding protein hu-li tai shao isoform X5, with product MADTSQQELSEPHTNGAMDGLTEEEKSKIRPADIDADMREMERRKRVEMMMNSRLFREELERIIETQMKDGAGPSGLLQQISDMMGAQGARFNGNVFKNSNCVVPINDIRGVESMGYAKGEKLLRCKLAAVFRLLDLYGWTQNVGGQMTARLNQDQEHFLVNPYGLLYHEITASSLIKVDMQGSVVEQGTTNFGIHITGFQLHSTIHAARPDIKCIVHISTPSVTAISSLKCGLLPIGQESIVIGEVSTHHYVGGMLDPEEREKITRNLGPINKVMLLTNRGALCCGETVEEAFYNVYNTVLACETQLKLMPAGLDNLNLISEESKKTIFEASRKPPIPQHTSAPESTVITEKLEKRWRIGGTEFEALMRMLDNAGFRTGYIYRNPLVKGEPPKPRNDVEVPPAVSSLGYLLEEEELYKQGLWKGGRKGTDRSRWLNSPNVYQKVEILETGTPDPKKITKWVSDGSPTHSSTPVKIDGALQFVPKNTNPKEFKQIQQQIKDYRRADKISAGPQSHILEGVTWEEAKKMQDATISGTGEQVVLVGAASKGIIQRGFQHNAMVYKTPYAKNPFDAITDQELDQYKKEVERKQKGDPYDESQSESEALSSFNISRATHESSTAKSPIQSPVSVTSETEEESRDEPRVLRIETKQVPAPSQPEVVLSDGENTVNGDHSDAHHSTFSQSSKEDVSVSEESPKKEKKKKKGLRTPSFLKKKKEKKKSVEA from the exons ATGGCGGATACGAGTCAGCAGGAACTTTCAGAACCTCATACAAACGGGGCAATGGACGGGCTTacggaggaagaaaaaagcaaaataaggCCCGCGGACATTGATGCT GATAtgagagaaatggaaaggagaaagagagtcgaAATGATGATGAATTCGCGATTATTCAGGGAAGAATTGGAACGTATAATTGAGACGCAAATGAAAGACGGCGCTGGACCATCCGGTTTGTTACAACAGATCTCCGATATGATGGGTGCTCAAGGAGCACGTTTCAACggaaatgtatttaaaa ATTCGAATTGCGTGGTGCCTATAAATGATATTCGCGGTGTCGAAAGCATGGGTTATGCCAAAGGTGAAAAATTGTTGCGTTGTAAACTCGCCGCCGTATTCAGATTACTCGATTTATACGGATGGACGCAAAATGTTGGTGGTCAAATGACGGCACGTTTGAATCAGGATCAAGAACATTTTTTGGTTAATCCTTATGGATTGCTCTATCATGAAATAACGGCTTCTAGTTTGATTAAGGTCGACATGCAGGGTTCCGTAGTGGAACAAGGAACAACAAATTTTGGTATACACATTACCGGATTTCAATTACATTCTACGATACATGCTGCTCGACCTGACATCAAATGCATCGTTCATATATCTACTCCGTCCGTTACTGCT ATTTCTTCCTTAAAATGTGGTTTACTGCCAATCGGACAAGAAAGTATAGTTATTGGTGAGGTTAGCACGCATCATTATGTTGGCGGAATGCTTGATccggaagaaagagagaaaatcactAGAAACCTTGGCCCTATTAACAAAGTAATGCTTTTAACCAATCGTGGTGCGCTTTGTTGTGGTGAAACAGTGGAAGAAGCTTTTTACAATGTATACAACACCGTATTGGCCTGTGAAACGCAGTTGAAACTTATGCCAGCTGGTTTAGACAATTTAAATCTCATTTCGgaagaatcgaagaaaacgatCTTCGAAGCATCAAGAAAGCCTCCAATTCCTCAGCATACTTCAGCACCAGAATCTACAGTGATAAcagagaaattagaaaaacgtTGGAGAATAGGTGGAACGGAATTTGAAGCGCTTATGAGAATGCTCGATAACGCt gGTTTTCGTAcaggttatatatatagaaatccACTTGTAAAAGGAGAGCCTCCAAAACCTCGAAACGACGTGGAGGTACCACCAGCAGTTTCATCTTTAGGATATTTGCTCGAAGAGGAAGAATTGTACAAGCAGGG GCTTTGGAAAGGTGGTCGTAAAGGTACAGATAGGTCACGTTGGTTAAACTCACCGAATGTGTATCAAAAGGTGGAGATTTTGGAAACTGGTACTCCTGATCCGAAGAAGATTACAAAG TGGGTGTCCGATGGATCTCCGACCCATAGCAGTACTCCGGTGAAGATCGATGGTGCTCTCCAGTTTGTACCTAAAAACACTAATCCGAAAGAATTCAAACAAATACAACAGCAG ataaaagaCTATCGTAGAGCAGATAAAATATCGGCTGGACCACAATCGCACATATTGGAAGGTGTTACGTGGGAAGAAGCGAAAAAAATGCAG gaCGCTACGATCAGTGGTACCGGAGAGCAAGTCGTTCTCGTAGGAGCAGCCAGTAAAGGTATCATACAAAGAGGATTTCAACATAACGCAATGGTTTACAAAACACCTTACGCAAAGAATCCATTTGATGCCATTACGGATCAGGAATTAGATCAGTATAAGAAGGAGGTAGAGCGCAAGCAGAAGGGTGATCCTT aTGACGAGTCACAGTCAGAATCGGAGGCATTGTCGTCATTCAACATCAGTCGTGCAACACACGAATCTAGCACTGCCAAGAGTCCGATTCAGTCACCGGTCTCTGTTACGTCTGAGACCGAGGAAGAGAGTAGAGACG AACCACGAGTTTTACGGATAGAAACGAAACAAGTGCCTGCGCCCAGTCAGCCAGAAGTCGTTCTAAGTGACG